The following nucleotide sequence is from bacterium.
ACATCAATATGCTCATTCTCCTCGAAGAGATTTGATATCTCTTTTCGAAAATGAACCTCGTCATCTATCAGAATTGCTCTAACCTTCGCCACGTACCCCTACCTATAATTACTCTGCATCTAGAGACACGCCGATACCGAGTAACGCGATCTTGTCTACCAACATCTCTTTCGTGAATGGCTTCATGAGATATTCATTGGCACCTGCTTCCATAGCTTTTACTACTTGAGTCATCTCAGTTTCTGTCGTTACCATCATCAACTTCAACGCCTCATAGCTCTCCTGCTTTCTAATAGCCTGAACGAGATCAAATCCATTCATTACCGGCATGTTCCAGTCTACTAGAGCAAAAGTCATATCAGCGTTTTCGCCCAATACTTCAAGTGCTTGCTGTCCATTCTCCGCTTCAAGAACACTACAACCAATCTCACGAAGCATTCTCGCTATAATGAACCGCGTTGCGCTTGAGTCATCAACCACTAGTGCTTTCATCATCTTTCCCCTCAGTTTGCTCCTTCCTCTCTTTCAATACCCTATGCGCAGGGTGGAGGAAGGAGCGTTATGCCTTTGTGTGTGCCTTAGTACTGAAATCGTCCTACAAGCTCTTGCAGACCTGCCGCCATTCGCGATAGTTCTCCAGCTGCTTCACTCGTACTAACAACTCCCTCTTTTGTGCTCTGAGCTGCTTGAGCGACGTTTGAGATATTGTCAGTAATCTCATTACTACTTCGCGATGCTTCAACCACGTTTCGGCTCATTTCATTCGTTGTTGCCGTTTGCTCCTCTACAGCGCTGGCAATTGTGTTCGAAATATCATTAATTCGATCAATGATAGTGCTGATGTTTCCGATGGCGCCAACGGCACTTTCCGTATCAGCTTGAATAGCTCCAATCTTTTGGCTGATTTCTTCGGTCGCTTTTGCTGTTTCCTTTGCTAGCTCTTTAACCTCATTAGCAACCACAGCAAACCCTTTACCTGCTTCACCAGCACGAGCAGCCTCAATAGTTGCGTTGAGTGCAAGTAAGTTGGTCTGTTCTGCAATCGAAGTAATCACCTTGATCACAGCCCCAATCTCAGTGCTGCTCACTCCAAGCTTTCCAACTACTTCATTTGTATTTTGCGCTAGACCTACGGCTTCAGTCGCGACACGAGCAGCTTCGTTCGCATTCGTTGCAATCTCACGAATGCTCGCTGTCATTTCTTCTGTCCCAGTGGCAACAGTTTGAACATTCTTTGAGACCTCTTGAGAGGCGGAAGAAACCACCTGGGATTGCTGTGCCGTTTCATCAGCATTTTGAGACATCTGCTCGCTGATAGCATTAAGCTCCTCAGAAGAAGCAGCGAGGTTTGTCGAGTTCTCAGCAATCTGACCGATACTGACTCGTAAATCTCCGAGGAATCCACGTAAAGCATTCGCCATTTGTCCTATGGCGTCGTCACCCTTCAGCTCGATTTCCTTCGTCAGGTCTCCCTGGGCTGCAGCACTTACCACTAAAAGAATCTGATCAACTTTGTCTCGAAGCTCAGATGCGGCAACTCGCTCAGCCTCTTGTCGAGCCTCATTCTCTTCTTGAAGACGAATTTTATCAGTGATTACTTCCCAAGTAACCATTGGTCCAACATACTCACCTTGTGAGTTATAAAGCGGGCTTACCAATAGATTTGCTGTCTCAGGTCCAATTTGAATATGTGCCTCATACGGCAAATTACTCGGATTGCTAAGCAATTCACGTTGATGCGCTGGATTTTTGTGAAAAATATCTATGTTCTGTCCAATAGCTTGGTCTGCTGAAATAGGGAGATACTGTTCAATAGAACGAAGAGTCTTATGAGACGCTGGGTTCATATATTGAATATGAAGATCCATATCCGCAATCATGATATTTACTGGCGCATTCTCAATAATGCCTTTCATCTGTGCGAGTTCTGACTCATGAGCACTCGCATCTGTGCAGTCAACCCATGACCAAACAGTTCCGCCAAATCCACTATCTCGAACATACAAAGGATTCGCTGTCGCTTTGAATGTGCGCTCACCAAATGAAAATGTCTTATCAAAAGGAAGTTTTTTGGCATTTTTTAACTCAGTATTGACTGGCACTTCACCATAAAGCTCAGCCACATTAGAACCCACTAAATCATCAACACTGACGGGCAGGTGTTCGGAGCATTGCTCAAACAATTCCCGACATGCATCATTCATAAATGTGATAGTAAGTGAGCGATCAAGAGACATCAAAGCCGCGGGAGCTCCCTCCAGCATTGCATACATGCCCATATCTGCCTTAGGAAGGCTCATTTGCGCATCTGATCCTCTTCCATTCACTGATTGTCCGTTCTCCGTTGCCATCGTCTTCTCCTTTAAATAATCAGGCAAAACCGCATTATCCCGATACAAATCCAAAAATTGTTTTTCTTATCTGAGCGCCTCACTTGCTAATCCTCCCAGCGCCTCCTGAAAATGCGCATGGGATTTATCAAGATGAGAATCAAACATTTCTTCTTTTACTGCTGCTTCCACATCAAGCAATAAGAGCAAGCTGCCATCAAGCTTGAACACACCACTAACTACTGAACGTGAAATTGGATCGAGAGTGTCAGGAGCCTCCTCGTATTGACTCTGGGAGACTTCTACGACATCTCCAATTTGATCAACGAGCAAGCTCACGACTTCCTCGTTTACACCGACTACCACATTCATCGGCTTCTGCTCTCCATTGCCTTGTGATAGTCGTAGGCGCTTTCTGAGATCAATTGCCGTAATGATTTGACCTCGGAGATTGATTAGACCTTCTACTATTGAAGAAGAGAGTGGAACAGGTGTCATCTCCTGATAGCGAATAATCTCTTGCACCTGCATGACGTTAATACCGAAAAAGAGAT
It contains:
- a CDS encoding response regulator, whose amino-acid sequence is MKALVVDDSSATRFIIARMLREIGCSVLEAENGQQALEVLGENADMTFALVDWNMPVMNGFDLVQAIRKQESYEALKLMMVTTETEMTQVVKAMEAGANEYLMKPFTKEMLVDKIALLGIGVSLDAE
- a CDS encoding PAS domain-containing protein — translated: MATENGQSVNGRGSDAQMSLPKADMGMYAMLEGAPAALMSLDRSLTITFMNDACRELFEQCSEHLPVSVDDLVGSNVAELYGEVPVNTELKNAKKLPFDKTFSFGERTFKATANPLYVRDSGFGGTVWSWVDCTDASAHESELAQMKGIIENAPVNIMIADMDLHIQYMNPASHKTLRSIEQYLPISADQAIGQNIDIFHKNPAHQRELLSNPSNLPYEAHIQIGPETANLLVSPLYNSQGEYVGPMVTWEVITDKIRLQEENEARQEAERVAASELRDKVDQILLVVSAAAQGDLTKEIELKGDDAIGQMANALRGFLGDLRVSIGQIAENSTNLAASSEELNAISEQMSQNADETAQQSQVVSSASQEVSKNVQTVATGTEEMTASIREIATNANEAARVATEAVGLAQNTNEVVGKLGVSSTEIGAVIKVITSIAEQTNLLALNATIEAARAGEAGKGFAVVANEVKELAKETAKATEEISQKIGAIQADTESAVGAIGNISTIIDRINDISNTIASAVEEQTATTNEMSRNVVEASRSSNEITDNISNVAQAAQSTKEGVVSTSEAAGELSRMAAGLQELVGRFQY
- a CDS encoding chemotaxis protein CheW, yielding MAIKNQELPTETTQLATFFVGDLFFGINVMQVQEIIRYQEMTPVPLSSSIVEGLINLRGQIITAIDLRKRLRLSQGNGEQKPMNVVVGVNEEVVSLLVDQIGDVVEVSQSQYEEAPDTLDPISRSVVSGVFKLDGSLLLLLDVEAAVKEEMFDSHLDKSHAHFQEALGGLASEALR